One Pseudonocardia abyssalis DNA segment encodes these proteins:
- a CDS encoding response regulator transcription factor translates to MNRILIAEDEDRIARFVDKGLRANGFLTSMVSDGHAALDHALSGQYQLMVLDIGLPGRDGYAVLRELREARVAMPVVILTARDGVRDTVAGLEGGADDYMTKPFRFEELLARVRLRLRSAPGSVSEPTLLSVDGLSLDLRTRRAQTDDRRTVDLSAREFALLELLLRHPGQVLSREQMLDHVWGFDFDPGSNVVDVYIRQLRRKIGPEKITTVRGMGYRCG, encoded by the coding sequence GTGAACCGCATCCTGATCGCCGAGGACGAGGACCGCATCGCGCGGTTCGTCGACAAGGGCCTGCGCGCCAACGGCTTCCTCACCAGCATGGTCTCCGACGGTCACGCCGCGCTCGACCACGCCCTCTCCGGCCAGTACCAGCTGATGGTCCTCGACATCGGGCTGCCCGGCCGCGACGGCTACGCGGTGCTGCGCGAACTGCGCGAGGCCCGGGTCGCGATGCCGGTGGTGATCCTCACCGCGCGCGACGGGGTACGCGACACCGTGGCCGGGCTGGAGGGCGGCGCCGACGACTACATGACCAAGCCGTTCCGCTTCGAGGAACTCCTCGCCCGCGTGCGGCTGCGGCTGCGCAGCGCGCCGGGCAGCGTCTCCGAACCCACCCTGCTCAGCGTCGACGGACTGTCGCTGGACCTGCGCACTCGCCGGGCCCAGACCGACGACCGGCGCACCGTCGACCTGAGCGCCCGAGAGTTCGCCCTGCTGGAGCTGCTGCTGCGGCACCCGGGGCAGGTGCTGTCCCGCGAGCAGATGCTCGACCACGTCTGGGGCTTCGACTTCGACCCGGGCTCCAACGTCGTCGACGTCTACATCCGCCAGCTACGCCGCAAGATCGGACCGGAGAAGATCACGACGGTCCGGGGAATGGGGTACCGGTGCGGCTGA
- a CDS encoding sensor histidine kinase, translating to MDAGPPAPTHVSTRDLRSSHEIPRRDATRRRLVVPARLRIMAWLVLLLLVALVTVVVVTRNLLVAEAQSDATDALNQEAEEFKQFAAAGVDQETGARYANGTELLERHISRQYLDDDEIVLGVTADGMIVPQRGREAIALAERDNRWQQIVDNPATTDILPTRDGQLRWIKVPIVDDEGNPDGTFIVAYAIDRETREIDNTIRTLVIVSGIGLIVAAVASWVVSGQILEPVNLVRRAAAQISHDDLTERIAVEGHDDIAALSDQFNGMLDRLEHAFGAQRQFLDDASHELRTPITIIRGNLEFVEDDDPRERAEVVRLCTDELDRMSRIVEDLLLLAKSERPDFVSAEEVGLVDLTSDIHAKLSLLGDRRWELESIAEGDGLLDAQRVTQAVIQLAHNAVVHTLPGDVIRFGSAVTATEVTFWVADTGPGVRPEDAEAIFQRFSRGSTGGARANHTGAGLGLTIVTAIAEGHDGHVELRTAYGHGARFSLHLPQPAGYHERIDHREDSTA from the coding sequence GTGGACGCCGGCCCGCCCGCGCCGACGCACGTCTCCACCCGCGATCTCCGGTCTTCCCACGAGATCCCGCGCCGAGACGCGACCCGTCGCCGGCTGGTCGTGCCCGCCCGGCTGCGGATCATGGCGTGGCTGGTGCTGCTGCTGCTGGTGGCGCTGGTGACCGTCGTGGTCGTCACCCGCAACCTGCTCGTCGCCGAGGCGCAGAGCGACGCCACCGACGCGCTGAACCAGGAGGCCGAGGAGTTCAAGCAGTTCGCCGCGGCCGGTGTGGACCAGGAGACCGGCGCCCGGTACGCGAACGGCACCGAACTGCTGGAGCGGCACATCTCGCGGCAGTACCTCGACGACGACGAGATCGTGCTGGGCGTCACCGCCGACGGCATGATCGTGCCGCAGCGGGGCCGGGAGGCGATCGCGCTCGCGGAGCGGGACAACCGCTGGCAGCAGATCGTGGACAACCCGGCGACCACCGACATCCTCCCGACGCGCGACGGGCAGCTCCGCTGGATCAAGGTGCCCATCGTCGACGACGAGGGCAACCCCGACGGCACCTTCATCGTGGCCTACGCGATCGACCGCGAGACCCGCGAGATCGACAACACCATCCGCACGCTGGTGATCGTCAGCGGGATCGGGCTGATCGTCGCGGCCGTCGCCTCGTGGGTGGTGTCCGGGCAGATCCTCGAACCGGTCAACCTGGTCCGGCGCGCCGCCGCCCAGATCAGCCACGACGACCTCACCGAGCGGATCGCGGTGGAGGGCCACGACGACATCGCCGCGCTGTCCGACCAGTTCAACGGCATGCTCGACCGGCTCGAACACGCCTTCGGTGCACAGCGCCAGTTCCTCGACGACGCCAGCCACGAGCTACGCACCCCGATCACCATCATCCGCGGCAACCTGGAGTTCGTCGAGGACGACGACCCGCGGGAGCGGGCGGAGGTCGTGCGCCTGTGCACCGACGAGCTCGACCGGATGAGCCGGATCGTCGAGGACCTGCTGCTGCTCGCGAAGTCCGAGCGGCCCGACTTCGTCAGCGCGGAGGAGGTCGGGTTGGTCGATCTCACCAGCGACATCCACGCCAAGCTGAGCCTGCTGGGCGACCGTCGCTGGGAGCTCGAGTCGATCGCCGAGGGCGACGGCCTGCTGGACGCGCAGCGGGTGACGCAGGCGGTCATCCAGCTGGCGCACAACGCCGTCGTGCACACCCTGCCGGGGGACGTGATCCGGTTCGGGTCCGCGGTGACCGCAACCGAGGTCACCTTCTGGGTCGCCGACACCGGCCCCGGGGTGCGTCCCGAGGACGCTGAGGCGATCTTCCAGCGGTTCTCCCGCGGCTCCACCGGCGGCGCACGGGCCAACCACACCGGTGCCGGGCTCGGCCTGACGATCGTCACCGCGATCGCGGAAGGCCACGACGGGCACGTCGAGCTGCGGACGGCGTACGGCCACGGCGCACGCTTCTCCCTGCACCTGCCCCAGCCCGCGGGCTACCACGAACGCATCGACCACCGAGAGGACAGCACGGCGTGA
- a CDS encoding DUF202 domain-containing protein encodes MPAVVAGERTALAWQRTGWTAIGAGAVVLHAAPSWPGIVAGVMLLVSGVLCSAVVAPSRMRVLAGSDADGRGVAAPAAVAGVSAVVLVVGVLAVVTVLLPARGG; translated from the coding sequence GTGCCGGCCGTCGTCGCGGGAGAGCGCACCGCGTTGGCCTGGCAGCGCACCGGATGGACCGCCATCGGGGCCGGGGCGGTGGTCCTGCACGCCGCACCGTCGTGGCCGGGCATCGTCGCGGGCGTCATGTTGCTGGTGAGCGGGGTGCTCTGCTCCGCGGTCGTGGCTCCGTCGCGGATGCGGGTGCTCGCGGGGAGCGATGCCGACGGCCGTGGGGTGGCGGCGCCGGCGGCGGTGGCCGGGGTGTCCGCGGTCGTGCTCGTCGTCGGGGTACTCGCAGTGGTGACGGTGCTCCTCCCGGCCCGAGGCGGCTGA
- a CDS encoding YidH family protein, whose protein sequence is MALPRRRPPLRDVGHDPDYRFSLANERTFLAWIRTSLALIAGGVALASLVPELTPEALRDGLAVLLVVLAVVVALRSYARWDRAERAIRQDLPLAVGGTTVRILAAGIVVVGAGVLALLLLGR, encoded by the coding sequence GTGGCCCTGCCACGGCGCCGGCCACCGCTGCGGGACGTCGGCCACGACCCCGACTACCGGTTCTCCCTGGCCAACGAGCGGACGTTCCTGGCCTGGATCCGCACCTCGCTCGCGCTGATCGCCGGCGGGGTGGCACTGGCCAGCCTGGTCCCGGAGCTGACCCCCGAGGCGTTGCGCGACGGCCTGGCGGTGCTGCTGGTGGTGCTGGCCGTCGTCGTGGCGCTGCGCAGCTACGCGCGGTGGGACCGGGCCGAGCGCGCCATCCGCCAGGACCTCCCGCTGGCGGTCGGGGGAACCACGGTGCGGATACTCGCCGCGGGGATCGTCGTCGTGGGTGCCGGGGTGCTCGCGCTGCTGCTGCTGGGGCGCTGA